In a genomic window of Sutcliffiella sp. FSL R7-0096:
- the thiT gene encoding energy-coupled thiamine transporter ThiT yields MKKNNTLFLVEVAIFSALAYMLDLLSGALSQIWPQGGSIAISMVPIFIMAFRWGLKGGILSGFVLGLLQIVTGNFYGVDPVQIFLDYIVAFVVLGFAGVVAKQVVNSSKEDNLKKLTLFVTIAIFLACLLRFSAHFVAGMIFFGHFAPEGQPVWLYSLIYNGSYMLPSFVVTTVVTVLLIKTVPRIFRFNKSIA; encoded by the coding sequence ATGAAGAAAAATAATACGTTGTTTCTTGTCGAGGTTGCCATTTTTAGTGCCTTGGCTTATATGCTAGATTTATTATCTGGAGCATTATCCCAAATATGGCCACAAGGTGGCTCTATAGCAATTTCAATGGTACCAATATTTATCATGGCGTTTCGATGGGGATTAAAAGGTGGTATCCTTTCAGGCTTTGTCCTTGGGTTATTACAAATAGTAACAGGTAACTTTTATGGAGTGGATCCTGTACAGATTTTCTTAGATTATATTGTAGCTTTTGTCGTACTAGGATTTGCTGGTGTTGTGGCAAAACAAGTTGTGAATTCCTCTAAGGAAGACAACTTAAAGAAGTTAACTTTATTCGTAACAATTGCGATATTCCTTGCATGTCTACTCCGGTTCTCCGCTCACTTCGTGGCAGGCATGATCTTCTTTGGTCACTTTGCTCCGGAAGGACAGCCAGTGTGGCTTTATTCTTTAATTTACAATGGTTCATATATGTTACCGAGCTTTGTTGTTACCACCGTAGTCACAGTATTGTTAATCAAGACAGTTCCCCGTATTTTTAGATTCAATAAGTCCATTGCCTAA
- a CDS encoding GNAT family N-acetyltransferase: protein MDVRLAIPGDECAIAEVHVESWKTTYQGIVDENYLQSLSKSSREEMWKGVIERGFNESCLFVALIDGKVVGFASGGPERTKKYGIDTELYAIYLLKENQGRGIGKKLIQEVASFLMEKDHFSMLVWVLTENPCKHFYLSFCPEELDTEQIKIGENSYEETAYVWKDLRKLIREG from the coding sequence ATGGATGTAAGATTGGCGATTCCAGGCGATGAATGTGCAATTGCCGAGGTTCATGTTGAAAGTTGGAAAACAACCTATCAGGGTATTGTTGATGAAAACTATTTACAGTCCTTATCCAAGAGCAGCCGGGAAGAGATGTGGAAAGGGGTTATTGAGCGGGGGTTCAACGAGAGTTGTTTATTTGTTGCATTAATTGATGGGAAAGTTGTAGGCTTTGCCAGCGGGGGACCTGAGCGTACGAAGAAATACGGCATAGACACTGAGTTGTATGCCATCTATTTGCTTAAAGAGAACCAGGGAAGAGGAATAGGAAAAAAACTGATTCAAGAAGTAGCAAGCTTCTTAATGGAAAAAGACCATTTCTCCATGCTTGTATGGGTTCTAACAGAAAACCCTTGTAAACATTTCTATCTTTCCTTCTGTCCCGAAGAACTAGATACTGAACAGATTAAAATTGGTGAAAACAGTTATGAGGAAACGGCATACGTTTGGAAAGACTTGCGGAAGCTTATAAGAGAAGGGTAA
- a CDS encoding DMT family transporter: MNKWFNPYVALAVGVITVSASAIFVKLAEAPAGVVAFYRLLFSVLFLLPVFLYKYVGELKRIRGRDWLFSVLAGVFLAFHFILWFESLNYTSVASSTVLVTLQPLFAFIGTYLFFQERLSKKAITSGIIAILGSVVISWGDFRISGMALFGDILALVACALVTAYLLFGQDVRKRLSLVTYTFIVYGFSTVTLFLYVLFTGDSFTGYSASDWGWFILLAIFPTLLGHSLFNWAVRYISTNVISMSILFEPIGAAILAYYVLNESVTWTQFLGGFLVMLSVGYFLRENRKTNHNKVLTSERKEEERKWM, translated from the coding sequence ATGAATAAATGGTTTAATCCTTATGTGGCTCTCGCGGTGGGAGTAATAACTGTTTCCGCCTCAGCCATATTTGTCAAACTGGCGGAAGCACCAGCCGGAGTGGTGGCCTTCTATCGGTTACTATTTTCTGTGTTATTTTTACTTCCCGTTTTTCTATATAAATATGTAGGGGAATTAAAGCGAATTAGAGGAAGGGACTGGCTTTTTTCTGTTCTTGCCGGAGTATTTTTGGCATTTCATTTTATTTTATGGTTTGAATCCTTGAACTATACCAGTGTGGCTAGTTCAACTGTACTTGTCACGCTACAGCCACTGTTCGCCTTTATAGGGACATACCTGTTTTTCCAGGAAAGGCTCAGTAAAAAAGCGATTACCAGTGGAATCATCGCAATTCTCGGAAGTGTTGTGATCAGCTGGGGAGATTTTAGAATAAGTGGAATGGCTCTTTTCGGAGATATCCTTGCGCTAGTGGCATGTGCGCTGGTTACAGCTTATCTTCTATTTGGGCAGGATGTCAGAAAAAGATTATCGTTGGTTACCTATACATTCATTGTCTATGGGTTCAGCACTGTTACATTGTTTCTCTATGTGCTGTTTACAGGTGATTCATTCACAGGCTATTCTGCATCAGATTGGGGATGGTTCATCCTGCTTGCCATCTTCCCCACACTGTTGGGACATTCTTTATTCAACTGGGCAGTCCGGTATATCAGTACCAATGTTATATCCATGAGTATTCTCTTTGAGCCAATTGGTGCTGCTATTCTTGCATACTATGTTTTAAATGAATCGGTAACATGGACTCAATTCTTGGGAGGATTCCTAGTAATGTTAAGTGTAGGTTATTTTCTAAGAGAGAATAGGAAGACAAATCACAACAAAGTGTTAACATCGGAGAGAAAAGAGGAGGAGAGGAAATGGATGTAA
- a CDS encoding MgtC/SapB family protein, with translation MKLFFEFIDEYDFVVKLIFATFAGIIIGLERELKGKPLGLKTCVIVSVMACLLTIVSYESAFLYSKEYSRPMDPGRIPSYVISGIGFLGAGVILRRSNEAISGLTTAALVLASAALGITIGAGFFIEGAFGVIFIILGVKVIPSLFEKIGPKKLKEKEIKVKIYLEKDVDLTMVMKEIHHKNLSIKRVKVKEEKDDIVLNCIITTKKIVYTTDVYYELKSLTGVIQAEVENLD, from the coding sequence ATGAAATTATTTTTCGAATTTATCGACGAGTACGATTTTGTAGTAAAGCTTATCTTTGCAACCTTTGCAGGTATTATCATTGGCCTAGAGCGTGAATTAAAAGGAAAGCCACTTGGATTAAAGACTTGTGTAATTGTATCCGTGATGGCTTGCCTCTTAACCATCGTCTCCTATGAATCCGCCTTTCTCTATTCAAAAGAGTATTCGAGACCTATGGACCCAGGTCGTATTCCTTCCTATGTAATTAGTGGTATTGGATTTTTGGGAGCAGGCGTGATACTTCGTAGAAGCAATGAAGCCATTTCCGGCCTGACTACAGCAGCATTGGTATTGGCCTCTGCCGCTTTGGGGATTACAATAGGTGCAGGTTTTTTTATTGAAGGTGCTTTCGGCGTTATCTTTATCATCTTGGGTGTGAAGGTCATCCCTTCCCTTTTTGAAAAAATCGGACCGAAGAAATTGAAGGAAAAAGAGATTAAAGTGAAGATCTATCTTGAAAAAGATGTTGACCTGACCATGGTCATGAAAGAGATTCATCATAAAAACTTGTCTATAAAGCGAGTCAAAGTAAAAGAAGAAAAGGACGATATTGTATTAAACTGCATCATCACAACCAAGAAGATTGTATACACAACAGATGTCTATTATGAATTGAAATCATTGACCGGTGTCATCCAAGCGGAAGTAGAAAACTTGGACTAA
- a CDS encoding DMT family transporter — protein MVKIIIGKEDSAMMTSMRKTFTASLYATMAISFWGISFVSTKAVLDKLDPFTLLVMRFGIGALFLMILLVLKRERFSISIKYIPHLLVLGILGVFVHQVLQASALLTIDASAAGWLISFSPIFTVFLSMLFLHEKMTLSRAIGMILAVVGVFMITSARSGQPFTLTLNIGFILMILSTLNWAIYSILLRGLRIPYPALVITFYMSFIGFVLTTPFFIKNKGWVSLPLLNAGEWAHLLFLGIFVSGIAYWYWGKAHEVMVASKVSMFLYLEPITTLLAALTLLHEKINVTSVFGGVIIIVGVVIVNGQLLPSLLRHISAWFFIKTKE, from the coding sequence ATGGTAAAGATAATCATTGGAAAGGAAGATAGTGCGATGATGACCTCCATGAGGAAAACCTTTACTGCCTCCCTGTATGCCACCATGGCTATCAGTTTTTGGGGGATTTCATTTGTGTCCACAAAGGCTGTTTTGGATAAGCTTGATCCTTTCACCTTATTGGTAATGAGGTTCGGCATAGGAGCTTTGTTTTTAATGATTCTATTAGTTCTAAAACGTGAACGATTTTCCATTTCTATAAAATATATTCCCCATCTACTAGTGTTGGGAATATTGGGCGTCTTTGTTCATCAAGTATTGCAAGCGAGTGCCTTGTTGACGATAGATGCCTCTGCTGCAGGATGGCTTATTTCCTTTTCCCCCATTTTCACCGTCTTTCTATCGATGCTATTCTTGCACGAAAAAATGACCCTTTCTAGAGCGATTGGAATGATTCTAGCTGTAGTTGGTGTATTTATGATTACTTCCGCAAGAAGCGGCCAGCCTTTCACTCTTACCTTGAACATTGGTTTTATTTTGATGATTCTAAGTACCTTGAACTGGGCTATCTATTCCATTCTTTTAAGAGGGCTCCGTATCCCCTATCCCGCGCTAGTCATAACTTTTTATATGAGTTTCATAGGTTTCGTTCTAACTACACCTTTTTTCATAAAAAACAAAGGGTGGGTATCCCTCCCCCTGCTTAACGCCGGGGAATGGGCCCACCTATTGTTTCTTGGAATATTTGTTTCTGGTATTGCTTATTGGTATTGGGGGAAAGCGCATGAAGTAATGGTAGCATCAAAGGTTTCAATGTTTTTATATTTAGAACCTATTACTACTTTACTTGCAGCTTTAACCTTATTACATGAAAAAATAAATGTCACCAGTGTTTTCGGTGGTGTAATTATTATAGTAGGTGTTGTTATTGTTAATGGGCAGTTATTGCCCTCCTTGTTACGTCATATCTCTGCATGGTTCTTTATAAAAACAAAGGAATGA
- a CDS encoding 2-hydroxycarboxylate transporter family protein, giving the protein MEQAVKKDTETTLPSKSNTKIYSIPTKQGVSIFNIPVLWFGVFLVLTALAVYTDNLPTGMIGALLVMVVFGEALGWIGDRLPIIKTFLGGGAIVAIFGSAYMVYSGILPENVSTSITDFMTTGGFLDFYIAALITGSILGMNSQMLVKVGVRFFLPIMGAVLGAMAIAAIVGMLVGFTLQEAVLVITLPILGGGMGAGAVPMSQIYSELLGNSPSYYISILVPALALGNVFAIVLASALNVLGNKMPSLSGNGVLMKGFTYEKTVQKYEIGKMGAGMAAALTFFTIGFLLDGLMPLHPYAIMIILIAIVKIANLLPSSVVEGASQWYQFVAKNWTLALLFGIGVAYTDLEAVLNALSVQYILIVAGVVVGAVIGAGILGKMVGFYPIESAITAGLCMANMGGTGDVAVLSAAKRMELMPFAQISSRLGGALILLGAGLIIPLFL; this is encoded by the coding sequence ATGGAGCAAGCAGTAAAAAAAGACACAGAAACTACTCTACCTTCCAAAAGTAATACCAAAATTTACTCCATTCCAACTAAACAAGGTGTGAGCATTTTTAATATACCAGTGCTATGGTTTGGGGTGTTCCTTGTTTTAACAGCGCTTGCTGTGTATACGGATAATTTGCCCACTGGTATGATAGGCGCCCTCCTTGTTATGGTAGTGTTCGGAGAGGCATTGGGCTGGATTGGCGATCGTTTGCCAATAATTAAGACATTCCTCGGCGGAGGTGCCATTGTGGCTATTTTTGGTTCCGCTTACATGGTCTATAGTGGGATATTACCAGAAAATGTTTCAACCTCCATCACTGATTTTATGACAACTGGAGGATTTCTAGACTTTTACATTGCGGCCTTAATAACAGGAAGTATTTTAGGGATGAACTCCCAAATGCTTGTAAAAGTAGGCGTCCGATTCTTCTTACCAATTATGGGTGCGGTGCTCGGTGCGATGGCTATCGCTGCTATTGTCGGTATGCTCGTCGGATTCACACTTCAGGAAGCTGTGTTGGTCATTACCCTGCCAATACTTGGTGGTGGAATGGGTGCCGGTGCAGTACCTATGAGTCAAATCTATTCGGAGCTTTTAGGAAACAGTCCTAGCTATTATATATCTATTTTAGTGCCGGCATTGGCCCTTGGAAATGTATTTGCGATTGTACTTGCAAGCGCCTTGAATGTATTGGGGAACAAGATGCCAAGCCTTTCCGGAAACGGTGTACTAATGAAAGGTTTTACGTATGAAAAAACAGTACAAAAATACGAAATAGGAAAAATGGGTGCCGGGATGGCAGCGGCGTTAACTTTCTTTACGATCGGTTTCTTATTGGATGGATTGATGCCCTTGCATCCATATGCCATTATGATCATTTTGATTGCCATTGTAAAAATAGCCAACCTTCTGCCATCATCAGTCGTGGAAGGAGCGAGCCAGTGGTATCAGTTCGTTGCGAAAAACTGGACGTTGGCATTACTGTTTGGAATCGGTGTCGCATATACCGACCTTGAAGCAGTGTTGAATGCACTTAGCGTACAGTACATCCTTATTGTTGCTGGTGTGGTAGTAGGAGCTGTAATCGGTGCGGGTATTTTAGGGAAAATGGTAGGTTTCTATCCAATCGAATCAGCCATCACTGCCGGCCTATGCATGGCAAATATGGGGGGGACAGGGGATGTTGCAGTATTATCTGCTGCAAAGAGAATGGAATTGATGCCATTTGCCCAGATTTCTTCAAGATTAGGTGGAGCATTAATTCTACTGGGAGCAGGATTGATCATTCCTTTGTTTTTATAA
- a CDS encoding NADP-dependent malic enzyme: MKGTNLKEKALNLHRENAGKIAVVSKIDIQTEDDLSLAYTPGVGDVCKEIAKDSSKVNSLTSRGNMVAVVTDGTAVLGLGDIGPKAAMPVMEGKSILFKQFADIDAFPICLDTTDVDEIVSIVKALQPTFAGINLEDIAAPRCFEIEERLKKDLEIPVFHDDQHGTAIVVLGALINALKLVKKPKETTKIVINGAGAAGISIAKLLLTAGFADITLVSLEGIVCEGLDWMNASQAEIAKRTNLHQINGTLNEAISRADVFIGVSGPAALKQSHIMKMAKDPIVFALANPIPEIYPEEALAVGAAVVGTGRSDYPNQINNLLAFPGIFRGALDSGATDITEEMKIAAAYAIAKMVSEKELRADNIIPSALDKQVAVEVSKAVANIAKKKSIRSSSVS, from the coding sequence ATGAAAGGAACGAACTTAAAAGAGAAAGCTCTGAATCTTCATCGTGAAAATGCGGGAAAAATTGCGGTCGTCAGCAAGATTGATATACAAACGGAAGATGATCTAAGTCTAGCTTATACACCTGGTGTAGGAGATGTCTGCAAAGAGATTGCCAAAGACTCAAGTAAGGTAAATTCATTAACATCACGAGGCAATATGGTAGCCGTTGTGACAGACGGTACTGCAGTGCTTGGTCTTGGGGATATCGGCCCTAAAGCAGCGATGCCTGTCATGGAGGGAAAGAGTATCCTTTTCAAGCAGTTTGCAGATATCGATGCATTTCCAATTTGTCTTGATACCACAGATGTGGATGAAATTGTATCAATAGTCAAAGCGCTTCAGCCAACCTTTGCAGGGATAAATTTAGAGGATATTGCAGCACCAAGATGTTTCGAAATAGAAGAGCGGTTAAAAAAAGACTTGGAAATCCCGGTGTTCCATGATGATCAGCATGGGACGGCAATTGTTGTATTGGGTGCATTGATCAATGCATTAAAGCTGGTAAAGAAACCGAAGGAGACGACTAAAATCGTCATCAATGGAGCTGGGGCTGCCGGAATTTCCATTGCAAAGCTTCTCCTGACAGCGGGCTTTGCTGATATTACCCTAGTCAGCCTCGAAGGTATTGTGTGTGAAGGGTTGGATTGGATGAATGCCAGTCAAGCAGAGATAGCTAAACGAACAAATCTGCACCAGATTAATGGAACACTTAATGAAGCTATCTCCCGTGCAGATGTATTTATTGGTGTTTCGGGCCCGGCAGCTTTGAAGCAGAGTCATATCATGAAAATGGCTAAGGATCCGATTGTCTTTGCACTTGCAAATCCTATCCCGGAGATCTATCCGGAAGAGGCTTTGGCCGTAGGGGCAGCAGTGGTGGGAACAGGGCGCTCCGATTATCCTAACCAGATTAATAATCTACTGGCTTTCCCAGGAATCTTCAGAGGAGCTCTTGATTCTGGAGCTACCGATATCACAGAAGAAATGAAGATTGCTGCTGCCTATGCCATCGCAAAAATGGTAAGTGAAAAAGAATTACGCGCAGACAATATCATTCCAAGCGCACTGGATAAACAGGTGGCGGTGGAAGTATCCAAAGCTGTCGCAAATATCGCAAAAAAGAAATCTATCCGATCAAGTTCTGTATCTTAA
- a CDS encoding response regulator: MIKVLILDDDPMVAEFNKRYLEELDGFALVDIVHTPDAAQNVLQKKEVDLLLLDNFMPGKTGLELMRNLRAAQARLDVIFITAASDAQTIQSALSYGAFDYLIKPFEFDRFKQALLRYKDKWTLLSNQHVFNQIELDQRILHQKHQAIEAESLPKGLTKATLKVVMDAIQLKKSDSFSTEDIAEITQISRVSIRKYLKFLKSIGVLGERMTYGTIGRPIYQYVYKEMNVDVLSKYY, from the coding sequence ATGATTAAAGTCTTGATTCTAGATGATGATCCTATGGTAGCGGAATTCAATAAACGGTATCTTGAAGAATTGGACGGCTTTGCTTTGGTGGATATTGTGCATACACCTGATGCCGCTCAAAATGTTCTGCAGAAAAAAGAGGTGGACCTTCTTCTACTCGATAATTTTATGCCTGGAAAAACAGGACTTGAACTAATGAGGAATTTAAGAGCTGCCCAAGCCCGATTGGACGTCATTTTTATTACAGCTGCTTCTGATGCCCAAACCATTCAGTCAGCTTTAAGCTATGGGGCTTTCGATTATCTTATCAAACCTTTTGAATTTGATAGATTTAAGCAGGCACTTCTAAGATATAAGGATAAATGGACTCTGTTATCCAATCAGCATGTCTTTAATCAAATAGAACTGGATCAACGGATACTTCATCAGAAGCATCAAGCAATAGAAGCTGAAAGTCTTCCTAAAGGTTTGACAAAAGCGACCTTGAAAGTGGTAATGGACGCAATACAACTGAAAAAATCCGATTCCTTTTCCACAGAGGATATAGCAGAAATCACTCAAATATCCAGAGTATCCATCAGAAAGTATTTGAAATTCTTGAAAAGTATCGGCGTATTGGGGGAAAGGATGACGTATGGAACCATTGGTAGACCCATTTATCAGTACGTCTATAAAGAAATGAACGTGGATGTACTTTCGAAATACTATTAA
- the dcuS gene encoding DcuS/MalK family sensor histidine kinase: protein MLKKMRLRPLIILLVCLVVVLSLLITDVLISQHVTKTIKEDQEEKAKIIARIVAKDDIVRQGLIVDEKASDIQSYTADVLETADVLFIVVMDMDGIRKSHPNEENIGLPFEGGDEKAVLEGEESTSIAKGTMVTSLRTFTPVYDDQGIQIGAVAVGISLDRVEDTVFASHLKLLIGSLFGLIAGLIGAILIAAYIKKTLYGLEPFAIAKILQERDTMLQSVREGIIAVDKEARIVLVNKSALAIFKRAGLEGDPVGMKVSEYMPSSRLDRVLASGTPELDEELEINGMSCLVNRVPLQVDGQVVGAISTFRDKTEVDLLAEQLTGVKSYAEALRAQSHEFMNKLQVILGMVRLKNYDQLSGFINETVQNRHKEIGVVTTNIENPVLSGFILGKLSYARESGVQLSINTETVIPESVPSNTIHELITILGNLIDNGMEAVKNREIKEVNVTLSNIGHMLTIVVEDSGIGIKDMVLKNIFSKGYSTKGPNRGYGLFLVKKSVDKLGGTLVVDTFQNKGTIFQIDIPYGGEQP, encoded by the coding sequence ATGTTAAAAAAAATGAGATTAAGGCCTCTCATTATATTACTGGTATGTCTTGTGGTCGTGTTATCTCTATTAATAACGGATGTATTAATAAGCCAGCACGTAACGAAAACGATTAAGGAAGACCAAGAAGAAAAAGCTAAGATAATAGCGAGGATTGTGGCTAAGGATGATATAGTTAGACAGGGATTGATAGTTGATGAAAAAGCTTCAGACATTCAGTCCTATACTGCAGATGTCTTGGAGACGGCAGATGTTTTATTTATTGTCGTTATGGATATGGACGGAATCAGAAAGTCGCATCCAAATGAAGAAAATATAGGCCTTCCTTTTGAAGGAGGAGATGAAAAGGCAGTACTTGAAGGAGAAGAGAGTACATCCATAGCCAAAGGAACAATGGTAACCTCTTTGCGTACCTTCACGCCTGTTTATGACGATCAAGGGATTCAAATTGGAGCCGTTGCGGTAGGGATATCCCTTGATAGGGTAGAAGACACTGTATTTGCGAGCCATTTAAAGCTACTTATCGGTTCATTGTTTGGCTTGATTGCAGGCTTAATTGGTGCGATTTTGATTGCTGCCTATATTAAAAAGACGTTGTATGGCTTAGAGCCTTTTGCCATTGCTAAAATCCTGCAGGAGAGGGACACGATGCTGCAGTCCGTGCGGGAAGGAATTATTGCTGTCGATAAAGAAGCTAGGATAGTGCTTGTAAATAAATCTGCACTTGCTATTTTCAAAAGGGCAGGACTAGAGGGCGATCCCGTGGGAATGAAGGTAAGTGAGTATATGCCTAGTTCCCGTCTGGACAGAGTACTGGCCTCTGGAACGCCAGAATTGGACGAAGAACTTGAAATCAACGGGATGTCCTGTCTCGTCAATAGGGTTCCGCTTCAAGTGGATGGCCAAGTGGTTGGTGCCATCTCAACCTTTCGTGATAAAACGGAGGTGGACTTATTGGCTGAACAGCTGACAGGTGTTAAATCGTATGCGGAAGCTTTAAGGGCTCAATCTCATGAATTTATGAATAAATTGCAAGTCATTTTGGGAATGGTCAGGTTGAAGAATTATGATCAACTCTCAGGTTTTATAAACGAAACGGTTCAAAATCGCCATAAAGAAATAGGGGTTGTCACGACAAATATAGAGAATCCGGTACTATCAGGCTTCATTCTTGGGAAATTGAGTTATGCTAGGGAGTCAGGAGTACAACTGTCGATCAACACGGAAACGGTCATTCCCGAATCTGTTCCATCCAATACCATTCATGAACTAATCACTATACTTGGAAACTTGATTGATAATGGCATGGAAGCAGTGAAAAATAGGGAGATTAAAGAGGTCAATGTCACACTATCAAACATTGGACACATGCTTACTATTGTGGTAGAGGATTCAGGTATCGGGATCAAGGACATGGTTCTTAAAAATATATTCTCAAAAGGGTATTCTACGAAAGGTCCAAACCGTGGATACGGGTTATTCCTCGTGAAAAAAAGTGTGGATAAACTTGGTGGAACGCTTGTAGTGGATACTTTTCAAAACAAAGGAACCATTTTTCAAATAGATATACCATATGGAGGTGAACAACCATGA
- the mdh gene encoding malate dehydrogenase, with protein sequence MSFKRRKIAVIGSGFTGATAALMMAQKEMGDIVLVDIPNQEKPTKGKALDMLQTSPVQKFDSKITGTSNYADILEADLVLITAGLPRKPGMSRDELVATNANIMKQVSENVKKYAPDSYIIVLSNPVDAMTYICYKTTGFPKNRVIGQSGVLDTARFNTFVATELNVSVEDVSGFVLGGHGDEMVPLVRFSYVGGIPLEKILPSKKIEAIVERTRKGGGEIVELLGQGSAYYAPAASMVQMAEAIIKDKKRILPSIAFLEGEYGYENIYLGVPTIIGGDGIESVIELQLTQKEKEALDKSVESVKNVMKML encoded by the coding sequence ATGTCTTTTAAAAGAAGAAAAATCGCGGTAATAGGCTCAGGCTTTACAGGAGCAACAGCAGCATTGATGATGGCCCAGAAAGAAATGGGGGATATTGTACTTGTAGATATTCCTAATCAAGAGAAACCAACAAAAGGAAAAGCGTTAGATATGCTCCAGACAAGCCCTGTCCAAAAATTCGATTCGAAAATAACGGGCACTTCTAATTATGCGGATATCTTGGAAGCAGACCTTGTACTAATTACAGCAGGCTTACCTAGAAAGCCTGGTATGAGCCGTGATGAACTTGTTGCAACAAATGCTAATATCATGAAGCAGGTTTCTGAAAATGTAAAGAAGTATGCTCCCGATAGCTATATTATTGTTCTAAGCAATCCTGTCGATGCTATGACTTACATTTGTTATAAGACAACAGGTTTTCCTAAGAACCGCGTAATTGGCCAATCTGGTGTATTGGATACAGCTAGATTTAACACATTTGTTGCAACAGAACTGAATGTGTCAGTAGAGGATGTATCAGGTTTCGTGCTCGGAGGTCATGGGGATGAGATGGTGCCGCTCGTCCGATTTTCGTATGTAGGAGGAATTCCTTTAGAAAAAATTTTACCTTCCAAAAAGATAGAAGCAATAGTCGAGCGGACACGTAAAGGTGGGGGAGAAATAGTTGAGTTGCTAGGTCAAGGAAGTGCCTACTACGCACCAGCAGCATCCATGGTGCAAATGGCTGAGGCAATAATCAAAGATAAAAAAAGAATCCTGCCATCGATTGCATTTCTTGAAGGAGAGTACGGATATGAGAATATATATTTAGGTGTACCAACTATAATTGGTGGAGATGGTATTGAAAGTGTTATTGAACTGCAACTTACCCAAAAAGAGAAGGAAGCCCTTGATAAGTCAGTTGAATCTGTCAAAAATGTGATGAAAATGCTTTAG